From Desulfovibrio oxyclinae DSM 11498, a single genomic window includes:
- a CDS encoding electron transfer flavoprotein subunit alpha/FixB family protein, with translation MSKVLFLAHTEADGTLSRNALETLTAAKALAEGLGGEFDAGLVGADVQAAADSVAGCGASFYGVSGEAFGQSRYATDVNACEALVKASGADIVVAPATMRFSRALPGVAVRVDGRVDTHCTGVSVKDGKAVAERWFYRQRMKGELSRDERPWIVTLSPGCYEAFSGSGQADVQAVEAESVTRSTVTGIKAPDVDEQTIRPDAEMLFVTGAGWTKKQGDGEIHVQRAEGVIKGFLDSTKASLGSSKSLVDISGEGQAVISFLTHLHQVGQTGSTPRHTKGLATCCHGEEPHVVGWRFIQERRAINKDASCGWAQGKADVLYVGDAFEIMEKVNELLRD, from the coding sequence ATGAGCAAAGTACTTTTTCTTGCCCATACAGAGGCTGACGGAACGCTTTCCCGCAATGCGCTTGAAACGCTGACGGCAGCCAAAGCCTTGGCCGAAGGGCTGGGCGGTGAGTTTGATGCGGGGCTTGTGGGCGCGGATGTGCAGGCAGCAGCGGACAGCGTGGCCGGCTGCGGCGCGAGTTTTTATGGTGTCTCTGGCGAGGCGTTCGGCCAGTCTCGGTATGCCACTGACGTGAACGCTTGCGAAGCTTTGGTGAAGGCCAGCGGCGCGGACATCGTGGTAGCTCCGGCGACCATGCGTTTCAGCCGTGCGCTTCCGGGCGTGGCGGTCCGTGTGGATGGGCGTGTTGATACGCACTGCACGGGTGTTTCCGTCAAGGACGGCAAGGCTGTGGCCGAGCGTTGGTTTTATCGTCAGCGCATGAAAGGCGAGCTTTCTCGTGACGAGCGGCCTTGGATCGTGACGCTTTCCCCCGGCTGTTACGAGGCGTTTTCCGGATCCGGACAGGCTGACGTACAGGCGGTGGAGGCCGAGTCGGTCACCCGCAGCACTGTTACAGGGATCAAGGCTCCGGATGTTGACGAGCAGACCATCCGTCCGGATGCGGAAATGCTGTTTGTCACCGGCGCTGGCTGGACCAAAAAGCAGGGCGATGGGGAGATCCACGTACAGCGTGCCGAAGGGGTGATCAAAGGGTTCCTGGACAGCACCAAGGCTTCCCTCGGTTCTTCCAAATCCCTCGTAGACATCTCTGGCGAAGGACAGGCGGTCATTTCCTTCCTGACGCACCTGCATCAGGTGGGGCAGACGGGCTCCACGCCGCGTCACACCAAAGGGCTCGCCACCTGTTGCCATGGTGAAGAGCCGCATGTTGTTGGATGGCGTTTCATTCAGGAGCGCCGCGCCATCAACAAGGATGCTTCCTGTGGCTGGGCGCAGGGCAAGGCCGATGTGCTTTACGTCGGTGATGCCTTCGAGATCATGGAGAAGGTCAACGAGCTTCTTCGGGATTAG
- a CDS encoding electron transfer flavoprotein subunit beta/FixA family protein — MSEFHIVVCGSIVPDPLQTLEPVQGADGPALKNEMMLPAVLDPWAGHALFEAAELAKKHEGSKVWLVTLGPKAKLQQVMMNVAQKVPFELVCVDGPASGFDDSFEVARVLSGAIEGIAGLEKEKMLVFGGWQSASRGSGAVMQMVGERLGVTEQFQGVDKLVVSDDGSLEVLERVEGGAWQTAVCDGAPAVLGWATGELPEPPNNPQVGMQNMRLIMPALQQAKAADMGAPGLSFGSVELPQQRRETRVVKDVPAEDIAREIVEWIRS; from the coding sequence ATGAGCGAATTCCACATCGTGGTGTGCGGTTCCATCGTTCCCGACCCGCTTCAGACGCTGGAGCCGGTTCAGGGTGCTGACGGTCCTGCCCTGAAAAATGAAATGATGCTGCCTGCTGTGCTTGATCCCTGGGCCGGTCATGCCTTGTTCGAGGCTGCCGAGCTGGCGAAGAAGCATGAGGGTTCCAAGGTCTGGCTGGTGACGCTGGGCCCGAAGGCCAAGTTGCAGCAGGTGATGATGAACGTGGCGCAGAAGGTTCCTTTCGAGCTGGTCTGCGTGGACGGTCCGGCTTCCGGATTTGATGATTCCTTTGAGGTGGCCCGGGTGCTTTCGGGTGCTATTGAGGGGATTGCGGGTCTGGAGAAGGAAAAAATGCTCGTGTTCGGTGGCTGGCAGTCGGCTTCGCGCGGTTCCGGAGCGGTGATGCAGATGGTCGGCGAGCGGCTGGGTGTTACCGAGCAGTTCCAGGGCGTGGACAAGCTGGTTGTGAGCGATGACGGTTCGCTTGAGGTTCTTGAGCGCGTGGAGGGCGGCGCGTGGCAGACTGCGGTTTGCGACGGTGCTCCTGCGGTGCTGGGCTGGGCCACGGGTGAGCTGCCCGAGCCGCCGAACAACCCGCAGGTGGGGATGCAGAACATGCGTCTGATCATGCCTGCGTTGCAGCAGGCCAAGGCGGCTGACATGGGCGCCCCCGGTTTGTCGTTCGGTTCGGTGGAGCTTCCGCAGCAGCGTCGGGAAACGCGTGTGGTGAAGGATGTTCCGGCCGAGGACATCGCTCGTGAAATCGTGGAATGGATCCGCAGCTAG
- a CDS encoding acyl-CoA dehydrogenase family protein yields the protein MYTLRTLPGDDVRQIMWRFAERYDLQMTVQSARSIARSVVAKLVAEGARNSHEWTDQKAELLTAFDQSGLTALFMDPHQGGYIEGPKNLALSLVAFELSWVDGGAATCSLANNLALAPIHEKGTDEQRDHYMSQCVPPQPGEDREVRRGAFALTEPLPYVGVDTGVVAGKVSVAEWDGDEPILHVEKRGRFITNMDFADFVTAAVESDDERIKGSCMIILEKEDEGTFDRGAPTLKMVHQLSSTRDPVLSLKVPASRIIGGYDVVDGQIVPKYNHSEIIGSVFHRTRIPVGLMTTAKLLSAVEPVIRYHRTRYRGGDAAHPGSPRFDKGIQQSEDALQRLVDVWANGEAGASLGFAAARLADDFDPIEREKERIFEEQGVTSPRKQMMALRKMKDRVLEYVEQIHLPEAERDADKLAELEGDTLVKYAWMEAMAGILNPGVKLWNTGVGATVMREAISLVGGYGITEDCPGFLMQKWGDSQLEATYEGPEAVQRRHMTMTMTSDVFQATVSAWIAQLRRIGGERPGMGAYSLAAALELWQWTMNHLQKSKDAEGRKLYHGKRQGVTFPMADALGWLLGPYYLIQDVIELMDKGPMSPTLAEGLEDLVAFYKDICHVQSVRAAGEAARICSELCFGFSQAPDDCGGRGCCPLPLNEFVLLRNKVEGCMAGARMAKDRAGRAVAEVMIPEALDYPL from the coding sequence ATGTACACACTCCGCACCCTTCCGGGCGACGACGTGCGCCAGATCATGTGGCGATTTGCCGAAAGGTATGACCTGCAGATGACCGTGCAATCCGCCCGCTCCATTGCCCGCAGCGTGGTCGCAAAGCTCGTTGCCGAGGGCGCGCGCAACAGCCACGAATGGACCGATCAGAAAGCAGAACTGCTCACCGCGTTCGACCAGTCCGGCCTCACCGCTCTGTTCATGGATCCGCATCAGGGCGGATACATCGAAGGGCCCAAGAACCTTGCGCTTTCTCTGGTGGCGTTCGAGCTGTCCTGGGTGGATGGCGGAGCCGCCACCTGCTCTCTTGCCAACAACCTCGCCCTTGCCCCCATCCATGAGAAGGGCACCGATGAGCAGCGCGACCATTACATGTCTCAGTGCGTTCCGCCGCAACCCGGCGAGGACCGTGAGGTTCGCCGCGGCGCGTTCGCCCTGACCGAGCCGCTTCCCTACGTGGGCGTGGATACCGGCGTGGTGGCAGGCAAGGTCAGCGTGGCGGAGTGGGACGGTGACGAGCCGATTCTGCATGTGGAAAAGCGCGGCCGCTTCATTACCAACATGGATTTCGCGGACTTCGTGACCGCAGCCGTCGAATCCGACGATGAGCGCATCAAGGGCTCCTGCATGATCATTCTCGAAAAAGAGGACGAAGGAACCTTCGACCGCGGCGCACCTACGCTCAAGATGGTGCATCAGCTTTCCTCCACCCGCGATCCTGTGCTCTCACTCAAAGTGCCCGCCAGCCGTATCATTGGCGGATACGACGTGGTGGACGGCCAGATCGTGCCCAAATACAATCACTCCGAGATCATCGGATCGGTCTTTCACCGCACCCGCATACCCGTGGGCCTCATGACCACCGCCAAGCTGCTTTCGGCAGTCGAGCCGGTCATCCGTTACCATCGCACCCGCTATCGTGGCGGCGACGCGGCGCATCCCGGCTCCCCGCGCTTCGACAAGGGCATCCAGCAGAGCGAGGACGCGTTGCAGCGTCTCGTGGACGTCTGGGCCAACGGCGAGGCCGGAGCATCCCTCGGATTCGCGGCGGCAAGGCTGGCCGACGACTTCGACCCCATCGAGCGGGAAAAGGAGCGCATTTTCGAAGAGCAGGGCGTCACCAGCCCCCGCAAGCAGATGATGGCTCTTCGCAAGATGAAGGACCGCGTGCTTGAATACGTTGAGCAGATTCACCTGCCCGAAGCTGAACGGGACGCCGACAAGCTGGCCGAACTGGAAGGCGACACCCTCGTGAAATACGCGTGGATGGAAGCCATGGCAGGCATCCTCAATCCGGGCGTGAAACTCTGGAATACCGGTGTCGGCGCCACTGTCATGCGCGAGGCCATCAGCCTTGTTGGCGGTTACGGCATTACCGAGGACTGCCCCGGCTTCCTGATGCAGAAGTGGGGCGACTCCCAGCTTGAGGCCACCTACGAGGGGCCTGAGGCCGTGCAGCGCCGTCACATGACCATGACCATGACCAGTGACGTGTTTCAGGCTACGGTTTCCGCATGGATCGCGCAGCTGCGCCGCATCGGCGGCGAACGTCCCGGCATGGGAGCGTACTCGCTGGCCGCAGCGCTGGAGCTGTGGCAGTGGACCATGAATCATCTGCAAAAGAGCAAGGACGCCGAGGGCCGCAAGCTATACCACGGCAAGCGGCAGGGCGTGACCTTCCCCATGGCCGATGCGCTCGGTTGGCTGCTCGGCCCTTATTACCTTATACAGGACGTCATCGAACTGATGGACAAGGGACCCATGAGCCCGACGCTGGCCGAAGGGCTGGAGGATCTCGTGGCCTTCTACAAGGACATCTGCCACGTTCAGTCCGTGCGCGCTGCCGGTGAGGCCGCCCGTATCTGCTCCGAACTCTGCTTCGGTTTCTCGCAGGCTCCTGATGACTGCGGCGGCAGAGGTTGCTGCCCGCTTCCGCTGAACGAGTTCGTGCTGTTGCGGAACAAGGTGGAAGGCTGCATGGCGGGCGCCAGAATGGCCAAGGACCGGGCCGGAAGAGCCGTGGCCGAGGTCATGATACCCGAAGCGCTGGATTACCCTCTCTAG
- a CDS encoding class I adenylate cyclase has protein sequence MVPESAEYMERIHALQAAKDLVGNDDGASLCAEARTIAKLARRKDDESAELLKGEAALVLHRVLRARTGMPTLARNVLETLCEMGPFGRMLAGRHVRSGSISATELAGMLGSLSISTRMDIADEMLAEGVEEMPRGARETADMLVGSIRKDEAGEVAEWLAQLGSIGRVVSHPLAMSVGRLALSAQQPAERKAQTILGLGGQGSDQQAQQTLQDSLKGETPDTKLLEAADRILPASHPYRKQLTQAGIKAGGAAGRMATLMLATSALPGNGKVLARLHAGGRGMDACRAAVMLSPEELGAFFKALSGKDRATAISEAFTAAAEAIPFELSRALAFESSRAPEQVAQLTPFVDKLREQAKPSLHSPGRCRTEVPERKGLFDRVFREGKHRKLERLFEGAKSRESDIPMQVLQGRTVSKYHGKACTAPDSTILKCSFENSNFTDWSLKGTHFSGCRFSNCTFVRVSLREARFCNCSFNNCTFEDCDLSGASMHRTAFAHCTLTACNMQRVAAVGFSLSGCHVRETSLGATHFRKSRFSGNSFRYNTFARAIFAECTSTGSEHVGSSFANAGIHETAFINPSFHDCIGGGLTVDGSDTPHSFLLEAYINTVKGRIRRGSTRPPQAVRCPEGCAVAARALIRLSRHLQFSRREELLLANNERRLASAFRKMLPDQRDFLNILPELLQSDVFERIIGDIPAAPFRVWGHAPTLSTTTTVESAVGHTDSEPGKAQGVISALYAMGSMGSVAQTTSSDLDCWLVVESQSTTREALKRLELKCRSLEAWAWDEFSLETHFFIMSEKDVRENRFGLSDSESSGSAQAILLKEEFYRTALRLSGKNPVWWLTDPGLTDGRYAATVPHATAHPLGGTPRMTDMGHLRQIPPGEFFGAALWQMIKAIHSPFKSVMKLGLLERYSTHSEKLSLADLIKQRLFDGEAGSGRVDPYAAMYLELKELYGERGDNGATRLITESFLLKADLSTLPYFRNLPATPEAHSLVELLFGNGYVAPEVVTCDNAPWTFSQSLEAGNAVSDFMTTAYRRIHSMINRTGDTASLITPEDLTRLGRRIMANFARKPNKIPRIPFIDVGLDKFSVLRFEVERRKTGGPLWKVRGAQSQGKTATRNMQELQGHTNPAVLPAWLVANRLFRPGMLIQADRSIAPVATTDLQQLLSRMYDFFPYDDTFEGDLDEGLKTERVVRAFLIVNLGKPLELKHISDLAVIYATNWGEMFCRTFTDPKPTETEYASHFLHNSLEQPPADEIEIETFAPRGSHAPRINTI, from the coding sequence ATGGTACCCGAAAGCGCCGAGTACATGGAACGCATACACGCCCTTCAGGCGGCAAAGGACCTCGTCGGCAACGATGACGGAGCCTCTCTGTGTGCCGAGGCGCGCACCATAGCCAAGCTCGCCCGCAGAAAGGACGATGAAAGCGCCGAGTTGCTCAAGGGCGAGGCCGCGCTTGTGCTGCACCGCGTTCTTCGCGCCCGGACCGGCATGCCCACACTGGCACGCAACGTCCTTGAAACCCTGTGCGAGATGGGCCCTTTCGGTCGAATGTTGGCTGGGCGCCATGTCCGCTCCGGATCGATTTCCGCCACGGAACTTGCCGGGATGCTCGGCTCACTCTCCATCTCCACGCGGATGGACATCGCGGACGAGATGCTGGCCGAAGGCGTGGAAGAGATGCCCCGCGGAGCAAGAGAAACCGCAGACATGCTGGTTGGCAGCATTCGCAAGGATGAAGCCGGCGAGGTTGCCGAATGGCTTGCACAGTTGGGAAGCATCGGGAGGGTGGTCTCACATCCGCTCGCCATGTCCGTCGGAAGGCTCGCCCTGAGTGCGCAGCAACCGGCCGAACGCAAGGCTCAGACCATTCTGGGCCTCGGCGGTCAGGGCTCGGATCAACAGGCCCAGCAGACCCTGCAGGATTCACTCAAGGGCGAAACGCCCGACACGAAACTGCTTGAGGCTGCGGACAGAATTCTCCCGGCCAGCCACCCATATCGAAAACAGCTGACGCAGGCCGGTATCAAGGCGGGCGGGGCCGCCGGAAGGATGGCGACCCTCATGCTCGCCACTTCAGCCCTGCCCGGCAACGGAAAGGTTCTGGCGCGGCTTCATGCAGGCGGACGCGGTATGGACGCCTGTCGTGCTGCCGTAATGCTGTCCCCCGAAGAACTCGGAGCATTCTTCAAAGCCCTCTCGGGAAAAGACCGGGCCACCGCCATTTCCGAAGCCTTCACCGCAGCAGCCGAGGCAATCCCCTTTGAATTATCCAGGGCTCTGGCGTTCGAGTCCTCACGCGCTCCGGAGCAGGTCGCTCAACTCACCCCATTCGTCGATAAACTGCGCGAGCAGGCGAAACCGTCCCTTCACTCTCCCGGCCGCTGCCGCACGGAAGTTCCGGAGCGCAAGGGGCTTTTCGACCGCGTTTTTCGCGAAGGCAAACACCGCAAACTCGAACGTCTTTTTGAAGGCGCAAAAAGTCGTGAGTCGGACATACCCATGCAGGTCCTGCAAGGGCGGACCGTATCCAAATATCATGGAAAAGCCTGCACTGCTCCCGACTCGACGATCCTCAAGTGCAGTTTCGAGAACTCGAACTTCACCGACTGGTCGCTGAAGGGAACTCATTTTTCGGGGTGCCGGTTCAGCAATTGCACCTTTGTTCGCGTATCATTAAGAGAAGCTCGGTTCTGCAACTGCTCCTTCAACAACTGCACGTTCGAGGACTGCGACCTGTCCGGCGCGAGCATGCACCGTACAGCCTTCGCACACTGCACGCTGACAGCGTGCAACATGCAGCGCGTAGCCGCCGTCGGCTTCAGCCTTTCCGGCTGCCATGTCCGCGAAACAAGCCTTGGGGCAACCCATTTTCGCAAAAGCAGATTCTCCGGAAACAGTTTCCGCTACAACACCTTTGCCAGAGCCATTTTCGCCGAGTGCACCTCCACGGGCAGCGAGCACGTCGGCAGTTCGTTTGCCAACGCGGGCATTCACGAAACCGCCTTCATCAACCCGTCCTTTCACGACTGCATCGGCGGCGGGCTTACGGTTGACGGCAGCGACACGCCCCACTCCTTCCTGCTGGAAGCATACATCAACACCGTCAAAGGCCGAATACGCAGGGGGTCCACGCGTCCTCCTCAGGCGGTCCGGTGTCCTGAAGGGTGTGCAGTGGCCGCACGGGCACTGATCAGACTTTCACGCCATCTTCAGTTTTCCCGCCGCGAAGAACTGCTGCTGGCCAACAACGAACGACGCCTTGCGAGCGCATTTCGCAAGATGCTCCCGGATCAGCGCGACTTCCTGAACATCCTCCCTGAACTGCTCCAATCCGACGTGTTTGAGCGAATCATCGGTGACATTCCTGCCGCCCCGTTCCGGGTCTGGGGCCATGCGCCGACCCTCTCCACCACGACCACCGTGGAAAGCGCGGTAGGCCACACGGATTCCGAGCCCGGCAAGGCACAAGGCGTCATCTCTGCCCTGTACGCCATGGGCAGCATGGGCAGCGTGGCGCAGACCACATCGTCCGATCTCGACTGCTGGCTCGTGGTCGAATCGCAAAGCACGACCAGGGAAGCGCTGAAAAGGCTGGAGCTGAAATGCCGCTCACTGGAAGCATGGGCGTGGGATGAGTTCTCGCTGGAAACACATTTCTTCATCATGAGCGAAAAAGACGTCCGCGAGAACCGCTTTGGCCTGAGCGACTCGGAGAGCTCCGGGTCGGCGCAGGCCATTCTCCTCAAGGAAGAGTTCTACCGGACCGCGTTGCGCCTGAGCGGAAAGAATCCAGTCTGGTGGCTGACCGACCCCGGTCTCACGGACGGCCGATACGCCGCGACCGTGCCACATGCGACGGCCCATCCGCTGGGGGGCACTCCCAGAATGACGGATATGGGACACCTGCGCCAGATCCCGCCCGGCGAATTCTTCGGTGCAGCCCTGTGGCAGATGATCAAGGCCATTCACTCGCCGTTCAAGTCCGTCATGAAGCTCGGCCTGCTTGAACGCTACTCCACTCACTCGGAAAAACTTTCGCTTGCAGACCTCATCAAACAGCGGCTCTTCGATGGCGAGGCCGGGTCAGGACGCGTGGACCCCTATGCAGCCATGTATCTGGAACTCAAGGAGCTCTATGGCGAACGTGGAGACAACGGAGCCACCCGGCTCATAACAGAGTCGTTCCTGCTCAAGGCGGACCTCAGCACCCTGCCCTATTTCCGGAACCTTCCGGCAACACCCGAGGCGCACAGTCTGGTGGAGCTGCTCTTCGGCAACGGCTACGTCGCTCCCGAGGTGGTCACCTGCGACAACGCGCCGTGGACGTTCTCGCAGTCGCTGGAGGCGGGCAATGCCGTGAGCGACTTCATGACCACCGCGTACCGGCGCATCCACTCCATGATCAACCGGACCGGGGACACGGCCTCGCTCATCACGCCCGAGGACCTGACCCGGCTCGGCAGACGCATCATGGCCAACTTTGCCCGCAAGCCGAACAAGATTCCGCGCATTCCCTTCATTGACGTGGGGCTGGACAAATTCTCGGTGCTTCGCTTCGAGGTGGAACGACGCAAGACAGGTGGCCCGCTCTGGAAGGTGAGAGGCGCGCAGTCGCAGGGCAAGACCGCCACACGGAACATGCAGGAGTTGCAAGGGCACACCAATCCGGCCGTCCTTCCCGCATGGCTCGTCGCCAACCGGCTGTTCCGGCCGGGGATGCTCATCCAGGCGGACAGAAGCATCGCCCCGGTTGCCACCACGGACCTGCAACAGCTTCTCTCGCGTATGTACGACTTCTTCCCGTATGACGACACGTTCGAAGGAGACCTCGACGAAGGGCTCAAGACGGAACGGGTCGTCCGGGCATTTCTGATCGTGAACCTCGGCAAGCCCCTTGAACTCAAGCACATCAGTGATCTTGCAGTCATCTATGCCACCAACTGGGGAGAGATGTTCTGCCGCACCTTTACCGACCCCAAGCCGACCGAAACAGAATACGCAAGCCATTTCCTGCATAACTCCCTTGAACAGCCCCCGGCGGACGAGATCGAAATCGAAACCTTCGCGCCGCGCGGCTCTCACGCCCCACGCATAAACACCATATAA
- a CDS encoding sulfite exporter TauE/SafE family protein: protein MEFDTMLFVALQSSLVLGLIHGVNPCGHSWLVLAPFVTGDANGWRVTKLTTAFIMGTTAGCLAIGIALGWLSTGLPESTRHIADLITASVLVVLGGILIWKPHLLHSHDHDHEHGHGHHHHEHSHDDHHEHAHHDHNDHHAHEHHHGCSCNKPLSARKSTVYGLAVLGFVNMIVPCPTVAIMYSYAIDSGSVLKSTAVFGSYAIGTGIALAGVIYAIFKVTELIRTLQKPWIETMIMRTAGVMTVAFGLYSFYMDGAGAIA, encoded by the coding sequence ATGGAATTCGATACCATGCTTTTCGTCGCGCTTCAGTCCAGTCTGGTTCTCGGGCTGATACACGGCGTCAACCCCTGCGGGCACTCCTGGCTCGTGCTTGCCCCCTTCGTCACGGGAGACGCCAATGGTTGGCGTGTTACCAAACTGACCACCGCGTTCATTATGGGAACGACTGCAGGATGCCTTGCCATCGGCATAGCCCTTGGCTGGCTCTCCACGGGATTGCCGGAAAGCACCCGCCACATTGCAGACCTTATCACCGCATCAGTGCTTGTGGTACTTGGCGGAATCCTCATATGGAAACCACACTTGCTGCACAGCCATGACCATGATCATGAGCACGGTCACGGGCACCATCATCACGAACACTCCCATGATGACCATCATGAACATGCGCACCATGACCATAACGACCACCATGCACACGAACATCACCACGGATGTTCCTGCAACAAACCTCTTTCCGCCAGAAAATCAACAGTGTACGGACTGGCCGTGCTTGGCTTCGTAAACATGATCGTCCCCTGCCCCACCGTAGCCATCATGTACTCCTACGCAATCGATTCCGGCAGCGTGCTCAAATCCACCGCTGTTTTCGGGTCATACGCCATCGGCACCGGCATCGCCCTCGCCGGAGTCATCTACGCCATCTTCAAGGTGACGGAGCTCATCAGAACGCTCCAGAAGCCCTGGATCGAAACCATGATCATGCGCACCGCCGGAGTCATGACCGTTGCTTTCGGCCTGTATTCCTTCTACATGGACGGAGCAGGAGCAATAGCATGA
- a CDS encoding MarR family winged helix-turn-helix transcriptional regulator, with amino-acid sequence MTHELSHLIVEFYERLSSWEHGVVRDKGLTLPQMHTLEILGANGPMRMKELAGRMGVTTGTLTVMIDRLVKNGQVERRPHDTDRRSIIVALTESGRALFSEHDDLHLQLTEELTAGLSEGELEAFEATLRKMIREF; translated from the coding sequence ATGACGCACGAACTCAGCCATCTGATAGTCGAATTTTACGAACGCCTTTCTTCGTGGGAACACGGCGTGGTGCGCGACAAGGGTTTGACCCTGCCGCAGATGCACACGCTGGAAATACTCGGGGCCAATGGTCCCATGCGGATGAAGGAGCTTGCTGGAAGAATGGGGGTCACCACCGGGACCCTCACGGTGATGATCGACCGCCTCGTGAAGAACGGACAGGTCGAAAGACGACCGCACGATACGGACCGTCGTTCCATCATCGTAGCCCTTACCGAATCGGGCAGAGCTCTTTTCTCGGAACACGACGACCTGCACCTGCAGTTGACCGAGGAATTGACCGCCGGGCTGAGTGAAGGAGAGCTTGAAGCGTTCGAAGCGACCCTTCGGAAGATGATCAGGGAATTTTGA
- a CDS encoding sensor domain-containing diguanylate cyclase — MVGIREEQSFSGEGKRQVYLSWVFAAALFFSVLLLFLFSAYTSYRAVNESARQNLRFISSIAAGQTEKTLMSIGEVLNGLISVAALLEDTHNRHAAHDDQFSALLRQYRHANEYLMDLVVADPDGNILHWSGDGVPPYVGDRDYIMVHRMDHDDLYVGRPLLSRVHEGNWFFGVSKAVRADDGTIDAIFVAIVNVDALHDMYSGLEYPKGATLLVTTDEGNIITRIPGHAALVGKHYDLLQEIYETSHSSGSFKIRSPFDGQLRIVGYSKLQTLPLMVFSSFPEQEVIASWKRDTMFLGLAALVMLGVVGVLSVLHIRGQAKLHRLGRQLEVMASTDPLTGLLNRRVFMAEVSKEFERVKRYGGALAFVMLDIDHFKQVNDRYGHEVGDRTLVSIAELLEALLRRPDIACRFGGEEFALLLPGTGHAGAMNVAEKLRDAIERLRLKNGEGGVRVTASFGVSCAGEADLTADEMISRADDSLYEAKRAGRNRVCCVETVKIP, encoded by the coding sequence ATGGTCGGCATTCGCGAGGAGCAGAGCTTCAGCGGAGAGGGCAAGCGACAGGTTTACCTGTCATGGGTCTTTGCGGCCGCCCTGTTTTTCTCTGTTCTTTTGCTCTTCCTTTTCAGTGCCTACACCTCTTACCGGGCCGTCAATGAAAGTGCTCGCCAGAATCTTCGTTTCATTTCCAGCATAGCCGCAGGGCAGACCGAAAAGACCCTCATGAGCATCGGCGAGGTGCTCAACGGCCTGATCAGCGTGGCTGCGCTGCTTGAAGATACGCACAACCGCCATGCCGCGCACGACGATCAGTTCAGTGCGCTTCTGCGTCAGTACAGGCATGCCAATGAGTACCTCATGGACTTGGTCGTGGCCGATCCCGACGGTAATATCCTGCACTGGAGCGGTGACGGAGTGCCCCCGTATGTGGGGGACAGGGATTATATAATGGTCCACCGCATGGACCATGACGACCTGTATGTGGGCAGACCCCTGCTTTCCAGAGTGCACGAGGGCAACTGGTTCTTCGGGGTGAGCAAGGCGGTCCGCGCTGACGACGGAACAATCGATGCCATTTTCGTGGCCATCGTCAACGTTGATGCCCTGCACGACATGTACAGCGGTCTTGAATACCCCAAAGGAGCTACGCTCCTCGTGACCACGGACGAAGGAAACATAATCACCCGCATCCCGGGACACGCCGCCCTCGTCGGCAAACATTACGACTTGCTGCAGGAAATCTATGAAACGTCCCATTCCTCGGGGTCATTCAAGATTCGTTCGCCCTTCGACGGGCAGCTGCGCATTGTCGGTTACAGCAAATTGCAGACGCTGCCGCTCATGGTCTTTTCCAGCTTTCCCGAACAGGAAGTGATTGCTTCATGGAAACGAGACACCATGTTTCTCGGTCTGGCCGCGCTGGTCATGCTGGGGGTGGTGGGGGTGCTGAGCGTGCTGCACATCAGGGGGCAGGCCAAGCTTCATAGGTTGGGCAGGCAGCTTGAGGTCATGGCTTCCACCGATCCCTTGACGGGGTTGCTCAACCGGCGCGTGTTCATGGCCGAGGTCTCCAAGGAGTTTGAACGGGTCAAGCGTTACGGAGGCGCACTCGCTTTTGTGATGCTGGACATCGATCACTTCAAACAGGTCAACGACAGATACGGTCATGAAGTGGGAGACAGAACGCTCGTTTCCATTGCCGAACTGCTGGAGGCGTTGCTTCGCAGACCGGACATCGCCTGTCGGTTCGGTGGCGAGGAATTTGCGCTGTTGTTGCCCGGAACAGGGCATGCCGGAGCAATGAACGTTGCGGAAAAGCTTCGCGACGCCATTGAGCGGTTGCGTCTGAAGAACGGGGAGGGCGGCGTGCGGGTGACGGCCAGCTTCGGCGTTTCCTGCGCCGGGGAAGCCGATCTCACAGCGGACGAAATGATATCAAGGGCCGACGACAGTCTTTACGAGGCCAAGCGGGCCGGGCGCAATCGGGTCTGCTGCGTCGAAACGGTCAAAATTCCCTGA